One window of the Azospirillum sp. TSH100 genome contains the following:
- a CDS encoding MarR family winged helix-turn-helix transcriptional regulator, with product MSERPEDGDSASTDDDLVTLLDQVSRLVYGISFTDGLFPAQWVALRYFHDAPEPARTLTALARFQKIHLAPVSRTVSTLVDKGLLARRPHPGFKRGWLFDLTADGLTLLDRDPLRQSLSPPIAAMAENERAMLGRLMKRIISHMQAGSDAGEKKADGTPVA from the coding sequence GTGTCGGAAAGGCCGGAGGATGGCGACAGTGCCTCGACAGACGACGATCTGGTCACATTGCTCGATCAGGTCAGCCGGCTTGTCTATGGCATCAGCTTCACCGACGGGCTTTTCCCGGCCCAATGGGTGGCGCTGCGCTATTTCCATGACGCGCCGGAGCCGGCGCGCACCCTGACCGCGCTGGCGCGGTTCCAGAAAATCCACTTGGCGCCGGTATCGCGCACCGTCTCGACCCTGGTGGACAAGGGGCTGCTGGCCCGCCGCCCCCATCCCGGCTTCAAGCGCGGCTGGCTGTTCGACCTGACGGCGGACGGGCTGACCCTGCTGGACCGCGATCCCCTGCGCCAGTCGCTGAGCCCGCCGATCGCCGCCATGGCGGAAAACGAACGGGCGATGCTTGGCCGCCTGATGAAGCGGATCATCAGCCACATGCAGGCGGGCAGCGACGCCGGCGAGAAAAAGGCGGACGGCACGCCGGTCGCCTGA
- the nifJ gene encoding pyruvate:ferredoxin (flavodoxin) oxidoreductase codes for MDGNEAAASVAYRASDVIAIYPITPSSPMGEFADEWSAARRPNLWGSVPQVVEMQSEGGAAGAVHGALQAGALATTFTASQGLLLMIPNMYKIAGELTPFCMHVAARTLATHALSIFGDHSDVMACRQTGFAMLASANVQEAQDLALVAHAATLRARVPFLHFFDGFRTSHEFNCVAPLADDDLRALIEEPCVDAHRRRGLTPDHPVVRGTAQNPDVFFQAREAANPWYDACPAIVQEMMDQLAARTGRAYHLFDYHGHPQAERVVVVMGSGAETCNGTVDRLVGQGERVGCLTVRLFRPFAIADFVAALPATVRRIAVLDRTKEPGAVADPLYLDVVAALAEARAADPTAVDPMVIAGRYGLSSKEFNPAMAKAVFDELGRDRPKRRFTIGITDDVTHHSIPWDPNWAVEEPGVSRAVFFGLGADGTVGANKNSLKIIQSRSGGHAQAYFVYDSRKSGSTTVSHLRFSKEPIRAPYLIGQAQFVACHHLPLMERVEVVEMAAPGATILLNAPGTPEQVWDALPAEVQRLCIERRLSLHAIDAGAVAREVGLGRRVNTIMQTCFFALAKVMPVEDAIAEIKAAIRKTYARRGEALVARNIAAVDQALTHLRPVPVSDRVTADHDRPAPVPETAPDFVKRVTAMMIAGHGDRLPVSAFPVDGTWPTGTSKYERRSIAAEAPGWNADLCIECNKCVLVCPHAAIRATVVPESALAGAPAGFETIPYKGREFPGGRYRLQASPADCTGCTLCVAACPAEEKGASGREKGGRKALEMRPIQALAGQQEAFDFFRGLPAIPRESVPVTVKHSQFLEPLFEFSGACAGCGETPYIKMLTQLFGDRMVMANATGCSSIYGGNLPTTPYTTDASGHGPAWANSLFEDNAEFGLGLRVAIDQMAEQARDTLGLLSAQLEPGLVTALLEADQSDSAGIAAQRTRAATLMGQLAALKDPLARRLEQLADYLVRKCVWIVGGDGWAYDIGYGGLDHALASGRDVNILVMDTEVYSNTGGQQSKATPIGASAKFATAGRSAAKKDLGLMAMAYDHVYVGRTAFGARDSHTLNALIEAESYQGPSLVLAYSHCVAHGYELSHGLEHQKLAVDSGHWSLYRRDPRRLADGKTALQLDSGAPSAGLAAFMAGESRFSAVERANPERYHALLDEAEAEIRRKRHLFEHMAGFKE; via the coding sequence ATGGACGGCAACGAGGCGGCGGCCTCCGTGGCCTATCGCGCCAGCGACGTCATCGCGATCTACCCCATCACGCCAAGCTCGCCGATGGGGGAATTCGCCGACGAATGGTCGGCGGCGCGCCGTCCCAACCTGTGGGGCAGCGTGCCGCAGGTGGTGGAGATGCAGTCGGAAGGCGGTGCCGCCGGTGCGGTCCATGGCGCCTTGCAGGCCGGGGCGCTGGCGACGACCTTCACGGCGTCGCAGGGCCTGCTGCTGATGATCCCCAACATGTACAAGATCGCCGGAGAGCTGACGCCATTCTGCATGCATGTGGCGGCGCGCACGCTGGCGACCCATGCGCTGTCGATCTTCGGCGACCATTCCGACGTGATGGCCTGCCGCCAGACCGGCTTCGCCATGCTCGCCTCGGCCAATGTGCAGGAAGCGCAGGATCTGGCGCTGGTCGCCCATGCCGCCACCTTGCGCGCCCGCGTCCCCTTCCTGCATTTTTTCGACGGCTTCCGCACCTCGCACGAATTCAACTGCGTCGCGCCGCTGGCCGACGACGATTTGCGCGCCCTGATCGAGGAGCCTTGCGTCGATGCGCACCGCCGCCGCGGCCTGACGCCCGACCATCCGGTCGTTCGCGGCACGGCGCAGAATCCCGACGTGTTCTTCCAGGCCCGTGAAGCCGCCAACCCCTGGTACGATGCCTGTCCGGCCATCGTGCAGGAGATGATGGACCAGCTGGCCGCCCGCACCGGCCGCGCCTATCACCTGTTCGACTATCACGGCCATCCACAGGCGGAGCGGGTGGTGGTGGTGATGGGATCGGGGGCGGAGACCTGCAATGGCACGGTTGACCGGCTGGTCGGGCAGGGCGAGCGCGTCGGCTGCCTGACCGTCCGGCTGTTCCGGCCCTTCGCCATCGCCGATTTCGTCGCCGCCCTGCCGGCGACGGTGCGCCGCATCGCCGTGCTCGACCGCACCAAGGAACCGGGGGCGGTCGCCGACCCGCTCTATCTCGACGTGGTCGCCGCTTTGGCCGAGGCCCGCGCCGCCGACCCGACTGCCGTTGATCCCATGGTGATCGCCGGCCGCTACGGCTTGTCGTCCAAGGAATTCAACCCTGCCATGGCGAAGGCGGTGTTCGACGAGTTGGGCCGCGACCGGCCGAAGCGCCGCTTCACCATCGGCATCACCGACGACGTCACCCACCATTCTATCCCCTGGGACCCGAATTGGGCGGTGGAGGAGCCGGGGGTCTCCCGTGCCGTGTTCTTCGGTCTGGGCGCCGACGGCACGGTGGGCGCCAACAAGAACTCGCTGAAGATCATCCAGTCGCGCAGCGGCGGCCATGCCCAGGCCTATTTCGTCTATGACAGCCGTAAGTCCGGTTCGACCACCGTGTCGCACCTGCGCTTTTCCAAGGAGCCGATCCGCGCGCCCTACCTGATCGGTCAGGCCCAGTTCGTCGCCTGCCACCATCTGCCGCTGATGGAGCGGGTCGAGGTGGTTGAGATGGCCGCCCCCGGCGCCACCATCCTGCTGAACGCTCCCGGCACGCCTGAGCAGGTGTGGGACGCGCTGCCGGCGGAGGTCCAGCGCCTTTGCATCGAGCGCAGGCTGTCGCTGCACGCCATCGATGCCGGTGCCGTCGCGCGGGAAGTCGGCCTCGGCCGCCGGGTCAACACCATCATGCAGACCTGTTTCTTCGCCCTTGCCAAGGTGATGCCGGTCGAGGACGCCATCGCCGAGATCAAGGCGGCGATCCGCAAGACCTACGCCCGCCGTGGCGAGGCGCTGGTGGCGCGCAACATCGCCGCCGTCGATCAGGCGCTGACCCATCTCCGCCCCGTTCCGGTTTCCGACCGCGTTACCGCCGACCATGATCGCCCGGCCCCGGTGCCGGAGACCGCGCCCGACTTCGTCAAGCGCGTCACCGCCATGATGATCGCCGGCCATGGCGACCGGCTGCCGGTGTCCGCCTTCCCGGTCGACGGCACATGGCCGACCGGCACCTCCAAATACGAACGCCGCAGCATCGCGGCGGAGGCGCCGGGCTGGAACGCCGACCTCTGCATCGAGTGCAACAAGTGCGTGCTGGTCTGTCCGCATGCCGCCATCCGGGCCACCGTGGTGCCGGAGTCGGCGCTGGCCGGCGCGCCGGCCGGATTCGAGACGATTCCCTACAAGGGCCGCGAGTTCCCAGGCGGCCGCTATCGCCTGCAAGCCTCGCCGGCCGACTGCACCGGCTGCACGCTGTGCGTCGCCGCCTGTCCCGCGGAGGAGAAGGGCGCCTCAGGAAGGGAAAAGGGCGGCCGCAAGGCGTTGGAGATGCGGCCGATCCAGGCGCTGGCCGGCCAGCAGGAGGCCTTCGACTTCTTCCGCGGCCTGCCCGCCATCCCGCGCGAGTCGGTGCCCGTCACCGTCAAGCACAGCCAGTTTCTCGAACCGCTGTTCGAGTTCTCCGGCGCCTGCGCCGGCTGCGGCGAGACGCCCTACATCAAGATGCTGACCCAGCTGTTCGGCGACCGCATGGTGATGGCGAACGCCACCGGCTGCTCGTCGATCTATGGCGGCAACCTGCCGACCACGCCCTACACCACCGATGCCAGCGGCCATGGTCCGGCCTGGGCCAATTCGCTGTTCGAGGACAATGCCGAATTCGGCCTCGGCTTGCGCGTCGCCATCGACCAGATGGCCGAACAGGCGCGTGACACGCTGGGCCTGCTGTCGGCGCAGCTTGAACCGGGGCTGGTCACCGCGCTTCTGGAGGCCGACCAATCCGACTCCGCCGGCATCGCCGCGCAGCGGACCCGCGCCGCCACGCTGATGGGACAGCTCGCGGCGCTGAAGGACCCGCTGGCCCGCCGGCTGGAGCAGCTGGCCGACTATCTGGTCCGCAAATGCGTGTGGATCGTCGGCGGCGACGGCTGGGCCTACGACATCGGCTATGGCGGGCTCGACCATGCGCTGGCATCGGGCCGTGACGTGAACATCCTGGTGATGGATACGGAGGTCTATTCCAACACCGGCGGCCAGCAGTCCAAGGCCACCCCCATCGGCGCCTCGGCCAAGTTCGCCACCGCCGGCCGGTCGGCGGCCAAGAAGGATCTGGGGCTGATGGCGATGGCCTACGACCATGTCTATGTCGGCCGCACCGCCTTCGGCGCCCGCGACAGCCACACGCTGAACGCCCTGATCGAGGCCGAGTCCTACCAGGGCCCGTCTCTGGTCCTGGCCTACAGCCATTGCGTCGCCCATGGCTACGAGCTGTCGCACGGGCTGGAGCACCAGAAGCTGGCGGTGGACAGCGGCCACTGGTCGCTCTACCGCCGCGACCCGCGCCGGCTGGCCGACGGCAAGACCGCCCTGCAGCTGGACAGCGGCGCCCCCTCGGCCGGGCTCGCCGCCTTCATGGCCGGGGAATCGCGCTTCAGCGCGGTTGAGCGCGCCAACCCCGAGCGCTACCACGCGCTCCTTGATGAAGCCGAGGCGGAGATTCGCCGCAAGCGCCACCTGTTCGAGCATATGGCGGGGTTCAAGGAGTAG
- a CDS encoding MFS transporter, translating to MNKIRGLRWQILALMMLGTVVNYIDRNTLGILAPTLKEQLHFSTEQYSFIVSAFQLCYSLMQPVAGYITDLIGLKLGYAMFAGVWGIAAAMHALAGSWQSMAFFRGLLGVSEAAAMPSGVKTSTLWFPAKERSIATGWFNTGSSIGAMIAPPFVIWLSLTYGWQEAFLVTGLLGVGMSALWYMLYRNPENHPRLTKEEHAYILEGQEHVELPKPSMKRVLGKGKFWSIAAARFLTEPAWQTFSFWIPLYMVSTRGMDIKQFALFAWLPFLAGDIGCILSGYLSPFFVKRFRMSLVNSRIAGVGVGAVCMVGPALISFAASPITAIFLFSLGAFAHQMLSSLLYALVTDTFEKQDVATATGFGGMAGYLGGMIFSLIIGQLATTIGYEPLFACLTVFDLTAFVIIALVLGQRGTKHGAVLPNATAGAD from the coding sequence ATGAACAAGATCCGTGGTTTGCGGTGGCAAATCCTTGCCCTGATGATGCTGGGCACCGTGGTCAACTACATCGACCGCAACACTCTGGGCATCCTGGCGCCGACGCTGAAGGAACAGCTCCACTTTTCGACCGAGCAGTATTCCTTCATCGTCAGCGCCTTCCAGCTCTGCTACAGCCTGATGCAGCCGGTCGCCGGCTACATCACCGACCTGATCGGGCTGAAGCTGGGCTACGCGATGTTCGCCGGCGTCTGGGGCATTGCCGCCGCCATGCACGCGCTGGCCGGCAGCTGGCAGTCGATGGCCTTCTTCCGCGGCCTGCTGGGCGTCAGCGAAGCGGCGGCCATGCCGTCGGGCGTCAAGACCTCCACCCTGTGGTTCCCGGCCAAGGAGCGCTCGATCGCCACCGGCTGGTTCAACACCGGCAGCTCGATCGGCGCGATGATCGCCCCGCCCTTCGTCATCTGGCTGTCGCTGACCTATGGCTGGCAGGAAGCCTTCCTCGTCACCGGTCTGCTGGGCGTCGGCATGTCCGCCCTCTGGTACATGCTGTACCGCAACCCGGAGAACCATCCGCGCCTGACCAAGGAAGAGCACGCCTACATCCTGGAAGGCCAGGAGCATGTCGAGCTGCCGAAGCCGTCGATGAAGCGCGTGCTTGGCAAGGGCAAGTTCTGGAGCATCGCCGCCGCCCGCTTCCTGACCGAGCCGGCCTGGCAGACCTTCAGCTTCTGGATCCCGCTGTACATGGTCTCCACCCGCGGCATGGACATCAAGCAGTTCGCCCTGTTCGCCTGGCTGCCGTTCCTGGCCGGTGACATCGGCTGCATCCTCAGCGGTTACCTGTCGCCCTTCTTCGTCAAGCGCTTCCGGATGTCGCTGGTCAACTCCCGCATCGCCGGCGTGGGCGTGGGAGCGGTGTGCATGGTCGGCCCGGCGCTGATCAGCTTCGCCGCCAGCCCGATCACCGCGATCTTCCTGTTCTCGCTCGGCGCCTTCGCCCACCAGATGCTGTCGAGCCTGCTCTACGCCCTGGTCACCGACACCTTCGAAAAGCAGGATGTCGCCACGGCGACCGGTTTCGGCGGCATGGCCGGCTATCTGGGCGGCATGATCTTCTCGCTGATCATCGGCCAGTTGGCGACCACCATCGGGTACGAGCCGCTGTTCGCCTGCCTGACCGTCTTCGACCTGACCGCTTTCGTCATCATCGCCCTGGTCCTGGGCCAGCGCGGCACCAAGCACGGCGCCGTCCTCCCGAACGCCACGGCCGGCGCCGACTGA
- a CDS encoding HAD family hydrolase, which translates to MTGFARVTNAFLFDLDGTLTDTVYQHVLAWKEALDEEGIALSVWRIHRKIGMSGGLFTNMLLRETGLAADQALLDRLRQRHAQAYRRLASGVVPLPGARDLLDTLTELKIPWAIATSGRMETARPALEKLGVDPAKSAVVTRDEVEYAKPDPDLFLTAAARIGVDIASAFVVGDSIWDMIAAKRARALGIGLLSGGYGREELERSGALRVYEDPADMLDHLDEVGGRRGLAQ; encoded by the coding sequence ATGACCGGCTTTGCACGCGTGACCAACGCCTTTCTGTTCGACCTCGACGGCACGCTGACCGACACGGTGTACCAGCATGTGCTGGCCTGGAAGGAGGCGCTGGACGAGGAGGGCATCGCCCTGTCGGTCTGGCGGATCCACCGCAAGATCGGCATGAGCGGCGGCCTGTTTACCAACATGCTGCTGCGCGAGACCGGTCTCGCCGCCGACCAGGCTTTGCTCGACCGGCTGCGCCAGCGCCATGCGCAGGCCTACCGGCGGCTGGCGTCGGGCGTGGTGCCGCTGCCGGGCGCGCGAGACCTGCTGGACACGCTGACGGAGTTGAAGATTCCCTGGGCCATCGCCACCAGCGGCCGGATGGAGACGGCGCGGCCGGCGCTGGAGAAGCTGGGCGTCGATCCGGCGAAGTCCGCGGTCGTCACCCGCGACGAGGTCGAATATGCCAAGCCCGATCCCGACCTGTTCCTGACCGCCGCCGCCCGGATCGGCGTCGACATCGCCAGCGCCTTCGTCGTCGGCGACAGCATCTGGGACATGATCGCCGCCAAGCGGGCGCGCGCGCTGGGCATCGGCCTGCTGTCCGGCGGTTACGGTCGGGAGGAGCTGGAGCGCTCCGGCGCGTTGCGCGTCTACGAGGATCCGGCCGACATGCTGGATCACCTGGACGAAGTCGGCGGCCGTCGCGGTCTGGCGCAGTAA